In Tachysurus vachellii isolate PV-2020 chromosome 1, HZAU_Pvac_v1, whole genome shotgun sequence, a genomic segment contains:
- the clec3a gene encoding tetranectin-like protein isoform X1, with translation MAFPYLFLVFLLSCTLLHHGCARPFRSRKAAPGKEDDDMKAQIDKLWQEVNSLKEMQALQTVCLRGIKAHKKCYLVIEEPKHYHEANEDCIAQGGTLATPRNLKENNDLRDYAKLSSPGTKDFWIGVTDIVKEGQYVDVNSMPITYFNWDRAKKEPTGGKRESCAVLSLSAQGKWHDEVCRTEKRYICEYLIP, from the exons ATGGCTTTTCCTTACTTGTTTCTTGTCTTCTTGCTGTCTTGCACTCTGCTTCATCATGGATGTGCTCGTCCCTTTCGCTCCAGGAAAGCTGCTCCAGGTAAAG AAGATGACGATATGAAGGCACAAATTGATAAACTATGGCAAGAGGTGAACTCCTTGAAGGAGATGCAAGCGCTGCAAACAG TTTGTCTTCGTGGCATTAAAGCTCATAAGAAGTGTTACCTGGTCATTGAAGAGCCCAAGCATTATCATGAGGCCAATGAGGACTGCATTGCTCAGGGTGGAACCTTGGCCACGCCCCGAAACCTGAAGGAAAACAATGACCTACGAGACTATGCCAAACTCAGCTCACCAGGCACCAAAGACTTCTGGATAGGAGTGACCGATATTGTTAAAGAAGGCCAGTATGTCGATGTCAACAGCATGCCCATCACTTACTTCAACTGGGATCGTGCAAAGAAAGAGCCGACAGGGGGAAAACGAGAGAGCTGTGCTGTGCTCTCGCTCTCTGCACAGGGCAAGTGGCATGATGAGGTGTGTCGTACTGAGAAGAGATACATATGTGAATACCTCATTCcttaa
- the clec3a gene encoding tetranectin-like protein isoform X2, which yields MAFPYLFLVFLLSCTLLHHGCARPFRSRKAAPGKDDDMKAQIDKLWQEVNSLKEMQALQTVCLRGIKAHKKCYLVIEEPKHYHEANEDCIAQGGTLATPRNLKENNDLRDYAKLSSPGTKDFWIGVTDIVKEGQYVDVNSMPITYFNWDRAKKEPTGGKRESCAVLSLSAQGKWHDEVCRTEKRYICEYLIP from the exons ATGGCTTTTCCTTACTTGTTTCTTGTCTTCTTGCTGTCTTGCACTCTGCTTCATCATGGATGTGCTCGTCCCTTTCGCTCCAGGAAAGCTGCTCCAGGTAAAG ATGACGATATGAAGGCACAAATTGATAAACTATGGCAAGAGGTGAACTCCTTGAAGGAGATGCAAGCGCTGCAAACAG TTTGTCTTCGTGGCATTAAAGCTCATAAGAAGTGTTACCTGGTCATTGAAGAGCCCAAGCATTATCATGAGGCCAATGAGGACTGCATTGCTCAGGGTGGAACCTTGGCCACGCCCCGAAACCTGAAGGAAAACAATGACCTACGAGACTATGCCAAACTCAGCTCACCAGGCACCAAAGACTTCTGGATAGGAGTGACCGATATTGTTAAAGAAGGCCAGTATGTCGATGTCAACAGCATGCCCATCACTTACTTCAACTGGGATCGTGCAAAGAAAGAGCCGACAGGGGGAAAACGAGAGAGCTGTGCTGTGCTCTCGCTCTCTGCACAGGGCAAGTGGCATGATGAGGTGTGTCGTACTGAGAAGAGATACATATGTGAATACCTCATTCcttaa
- the clec3a gene encoding tetranectin-like protein isoform X3, whose amino-acid sequence MAFPYLFLVFLLSCTLLHHGCARPFRSRKAAPDDDMKAQIDKLWQEVNSLKEMQALQTVCLRGIKAHKKCYLVIEEPKHYHEANEDCIAQGGTLATPRNLKENNDLRDYAKLSSPGTKDFWIGVTDIVKEGQYVDVNSMPITYFNWDRAKKEPTGGKRESCAVLSLSAQGKWHDEVCRTEKRYICEYLIP is encoded by the exons ATGGCTTTTCCTTACTTGTTTCTTGTCTTCTTGCTGTCTTGCACTCTGCTTCATCATGGATGTGCTCGTCCCTTTCGCTCCAGGAAAGCTGCTCCAG ATGACGATATGAAGGCACAAATTGATAAACTATGGCAAGAGGTGAACTCCTTGAAGGAGATGCAAGCGCTGCAAACAG TTTGTCTTCGTGGCATTAAAGCTCATAAGAAGTGTTACCTGGTCATTGAAGAGCCCAAGCATTATCATGAGGCCAATGAGGACTGCATTGCTCAGGGTGGAACCTTGGCCACGCCCCGAAACCTGAAGGAAAACAATGACCTACGAGACTATGCCAAACTCAGCTCACCAGGCACCAAAGACTTCTGGATAGGAGTGACCGATATTGTTAAAGAAGGCCAGTATGTCGATGTCAACAGCATGCCCATCACTTACTTCAACTGGGATCGTGCAAAGAAAGAGCCGACAGGGGGAAAACGAGAGAGCTGTGCTGTGCTCTCGCTCTCTGCACAGGGCAAGTGGCATGATGAGGTGTGTCGTACTGAGAAGAGATACATATGTGAATACCTCATTCcttaa